From a single Caldalkalibacillus salinus genomic region:
- a CDS encoding YczE/YyaS/YitT family protein yields the protein MSGAEKQHLKQVALKWLFFTIGIMVMAFGIVLMIKADLGSAPWDVLHIGLTLQMGLTIGTWSIIVGIFIILLTTLLTKERPQLGAILNMLFVGMFIDLFVYLLAWFEPEGIIIQLITLVLGMLIMGYGIGLYIAPNCGAGPRDSLMLALTQLTSWKVQYVRGAMEVVVLAIGWLLGGPVFIGTLLFCFGIGSIVGVTLPHCQKMVDKLLQSLDHDVVATGKNDHSHGTSV from the coding sequence TTGAGTGGAGCGGAGAAACAACATTTGAAGCAGGTAGCACTAAAGTGGCTCTTTTTTACGATTGGCATTATGGTTATGGCCTTTGGCATCGTCTTAATGATTAAAGCGGACCTTGGAAGTGCGCCTTGGGATGTCCTTCATATAGGCTTAACCTTACAAATGGGATTGACAATCGGAACTTGGTCTATTATTGTTGGGATATTTATTATCCTGCTGACAACGCTGCTAACCAAGGAAAGACCACAGTTAGGTGCCATATTGAATATGTTATTTGTCGGCATGTTTATTGATTTATTCGTGTATTTACTCGCTTGGTTCGAACCAGAAGGGATCATCATACAGTTGATCACACTCGTGTTGGGTATGTTGATTATGGGATATGGTATTGGGCTTTATATTGCTCCGAATTGCGGAGCAGGCCCTCGGGATAGCCTTATGTTAGCTTTAACTCAATTAACGAGCTGGAAAGTACAGTATGTACGTGGTGCTATGGAGGTTGTCGTACTCGCCATTGGCTGGTTATTAGGTGGACCTGTTTTTATCGGAACGTTACTGTTTTGTTTTGGTATCGGTTCGATCGTAGGTGTCACCTTACCCCATTGCCAGAAAATGGTCGATAAACTGTTACAATCCCTAGACCATGATGTGGTTGCTACGGGGAAAAACGATCATTCCCATGGAACGTCTGTGTAG
- a CDS encoding class I SAM-dependent methyltransferase, with the protein MLEYTGERVIPEMMKPTNGMLLEHIARYYFAAPYTKGRVLDYACGVGYGIHMVARLRRKETHELIGIDIDEDTIAYAQKQYYNPKINYLRHDVVDPDLPQQLGLFDTILSFETIEHVSEEEQFMHNIKQMLKPGGTLILSTPFGQGRGKPTNAPYHVHQLTEKEFKGLFAEEQNVTFYYQRGVTFENEKREGVRYPIGIVVWQKDPE; encoded by the coding sequence ATGCTTGAGTATACTGGGGAACGTGTCATACCTGAGATGATGAAACCAACCAATGGCATGCTACTGGAGCATATTGCTCGTTATTACTTTGCGGCGCCTTATACAAAGGGACGTGTTTTAGACTATGCTTGTGGCGTGGGGTATGGCATACATATGGTAGCGAGACTACGTCGCAAGGAAACCCATGAGCTCATAGGCATCGACATTGATGAAGACACCATCGCTTATGCCCAGAAACAGTACTATAATCCTAAGATCAATTACTTGAGACACGATGTGGTTGACCCAGACCTCCCACAGCAATTGGGGTTATTTGATACGATTCTGAGTTTCGAGACGATTGAACATGTTAGTGAAGAGGAGCAATTTATGCATAATATTAAACAGATGTTAAAACCGGGAGGGACGCTCATTCTGTCAACACCCTTTGGACAAGGAAGGGGTAAGCCGACGAATGCCCCTTACCACGTGCACCAATTGACAGAAAAAGAGTTTAAGGGATTGTTTGCTGAGGAGCAAAATGTCACTTTTTATTATCAGCGTGGCGTCACGTTTGAAAACGAGAAGCGCGAAGGTGTTCGTTACCCCATCGGTATCGTAGTATGGCAAAAAGACCCTGAATGA
- the aspS gene encoding aspartate--tRNA ligase, with protein MGVGRTHTCGSMRREHIGQEVELKGWVQKRRDLGGLIFIDLRDRSGVVQIVFDPNQEAAHQTAEKVRSEYLLGVRGRVVERAEGTVNDKIATGEVEVQVLDVDIINEAKNPPFLIQDQVDVDESIRLRYRYLDLRRPEMQETFRLRHKTAKLFRDFLDERGFLEVETPILTKSTPEGARDYLVPSRVHEGEFFALPQSPQLFKQLLMVSGFERYFQIVKCFRDEDLRADRQPEFTQVDIETSFLEMDELHAMIEELMQRMLKDTIGVDLPLPLPRLTYQEAMDRYGSDKPDTRFGMELKDVSSIVERSDFKVFRNTVENGGQVKAINAKGCGHYSRKDIDQLGEYVARYGAKGLAWLALKEGEVKGPIAKFFSEAEVEGLKDVLEAEDGDLLLFVADKPAVVADALGALRSKLGQALDLIDETKFNFLWVTDFPLVEYDEEEDRYVALHHPFTMPREEDLHLFESDPAQMRAKAYDLVLNGYEVAGGSMRIYQRDVQEKMFETLGFTQEEANEKFGFLLEAFEYGTPPHGGIAFGFDRIVMLLAGRTNLRETIAFPKTASATDLLTQAPSEVDEAQLDELHLQIKKKAEKKA; from the coding sequence ATGGGCGTTGGTCGTACACATACTTGCGGCAGCATGCGGAGAGAACATATTGGTCAAGAAGTAGAGTTAAAAGGCTGGGTTCAGAAACGGAGAGACTTAGGTGGACTCATCTTTATCGATTTAAGAGATCGAAGCGGGGTTGTTCAGATTGTTTTTGACCCGAACCAAGAAGCCGCACATCAGACGGCTGAAAAGGTGAGAAGTGAGTATCTACTAGGTGTTCGTGGTCGTGTTGTTGAACGCGCCGAAGGGACAGTCAATGATAAAATCGCCACGGGTGAGGTAGAGGTACAGGTATTAGATGTTGACATCATTAACGAGGCGAAGAATCCTCCTTTCCTCATCCAAGATCAGGTCGATGTCGATGAATCCATTCGTCTGCGATACCGTTATCTAGATCTTAGAAGACCCGAGATGCAAGAAACATTTAGACTGAGGCATAAAACGGCGAAACTATTCCGCGACTTCCTCGATGAGCGAGGGTTCTTAGAGGTTGAAACGCCTATTTTAACGAAAAGTACACCTGAGGGCGCAAGGGACTATCTCGTGCCAAGTCGCGTTCACGAAGGTGAGTTTTTCGCTTTACCACAATCGCCACAGTTATTTAAACAGCTATTGATGGTTTCAGGCTTTGAACGTTACTTCCAAATCGTCAAATGTTTTAGAGATGAAGACTTACGTGCCGATCGTCAGCCTGAGTTCACTCAAGTCGATATAGAAACCTCCTTCCTTGAGATGGATGAACTACACGCCATGATTGAAGAACTGATGCAACGCATGCTCAAAGACACGATTGGCGTCGATCTTCCCTTACCTTTGCCCCGCTTAACGTACCAGGAGGCAATGGATCGCTATGGTTCTGACAAACCAGACACACGCTTCGGTATGGAATTAAAAGATGTCTCCTCTATCGTCGAGCGGAGCGACTTCAAGGTGTTCCGTAACACCGTCGAAAACGGGGGACAAGTGAAAGCGATCAATGCCAAAGGTTGCGGTCATTATAGTCGTAAGGACATTGATCAACTTGGTGAGTATGTGGCTAGGTACGGTGCAAAAGGCCTCGCTTGGCTCGCCCTAAAAGAAGGAGAAGTGAAAGGTCCGATTGCCAAATTCTTTTCTGAAGCAGAAGTTGAAGGCTTGAAGGATGTTTTAGAAGCGGAAGATGGTGACTTACTCCTATTCGTCGCAGATAAACCGGCCGTCGTGGCAGACGCCCTCGGTGCCTTAAGGTCGAAACTGGGTCAAGCGTTAGATTTGATCGATGAGACTAAGTTTAATTTCTTGTGGGTCACAGACTTCCCACTCGTGGAGTATGACGAGGAAGAAGACCGCTACGTCGCGCTTCACCATCCTTTCACCATGCCGCGTGAGGAAGACTTGCACTTATTTGAATCAGACCCAGCACAGATGCGGGCTAAAGCGTACGACCTTGTACTGAACGGATATGAGGTTGCCGGCGGAAGTATGCGTATCTATCAACGTGATGTACAAGAGAAAATGTTTGAAACATTAGGTTTCACTCAAGAAGAGGCAAATGAAAAATTCGGTTTCTTACTTGAGGCGTTTGAATATGGGACGCCGCCACACGGGGGCATTGCCTTTGGATTTGACCGCATCGTGATGTTATTAGCGGGAAGAACGAACCTTCGCGAAACGATTGCCTTTCCTAAGACGGCTAGTGCAACAGACCTGTTAACCCAAGCACCGTCTGAAGTGGATGAAGCACAGTTAGACGAGTTGCATTTACAAATTAAAAAGAAGGCAGAAAAAAAAGCCTAA
- a CDS encoding ATP-dependent RecD-like DNA helicase, giving the protein MADVQPSLPLFDEQQAYIKGKLIHEIFHNPTNLYTVSRIRITETTEDVKEKEMIVVGNFPPLYEDDTYTFWGELKEHHKFGLQYHIKHYRKELPQGRDGIIQYLSSDLFPGVGKKTAEAIVNTLGEQAIGRILESPDILQEVSSLSEKLQRTIHEKLMEHQGLEQIIIKLSQYGIGMALSVQIYQTYQEMAMNVLEENPYQLIEDIEGIGFKRADVIGQAMGIERDAPERIQAAFYYYLREKCDQSGHVFYPYEPLVDGVLKWLTAEDTELQAKLNVDTLKEQIEDMGRLEKVIIEEDRVYLPSLFFAERAFAKKLKQLLQRDFSVTFNQQEFYQALGELEERLGIEYAPTQREAIERALHSQVMILTGGPGTGKTTVIKGVCELFAELHGFSLDPKDYVNKDEPFPVILVAPTGRAAKRMSESTGVPAVTIHRLLGWRGGKDFDKSEDEPIEGKVMIIDESSMMDQWLANQLFRALPTNIQVVFVGDQDQLPSVGPGQVLKDLILSERIPKVELQDIYRQAEGSSIITLAHQMKRGEFPTDLKEDKPDRRFFPCETKHLVDMIRQICGSAKRKGYTPKDIQVLAPMYRGDAGIDALNVALQEEFNPAKKGKREMKHGDTTFRVGDKVLQLANNPEQNVFNGDIGEVSAMIWAKETTDKEDMIVVTFDQTEVVYKRQDLNQLTLAYCCSIHKSQGSEFPIVVVPLVRQYARMLRRNLVYTAITRGKEYLILCGEERTFLNAINDQEETSRWTTLQETLQARIPDPGVEMRTAEEDQAEDRQMDQGLEKEESTLDRMLKDN; this is encoded by the coding sequence ATGGCAGACGTTCAACCCTCCTTGCCATTGTTCGATGAGCAACAAGCTTATATTAAAGGTAAACTGATTCATGAAATCTTTCATAACCCTACAAATCTGTACACCGTATCCCGGATTAGAATCACTGAAACAACGGAAGATGTGAAGGAAAAGGAAATGATCGTAGTGGGGAATTTTCCCCCTTTATATGAGGATGATACGTATACGTTTTGGGGAGAGCTGAAGGAACACCATAAATTTGGTCTCCAATATCACATCAAACATTATCGAAAAGAGCTCCCCCAGGGTAGAGACGGCATTATACAGTATTTATCTAGTGACCTTTTTCCTGGAGTAGGGAAAAAGACAGCCGAAGCGATTGTCAATACGTTAGGAGAACAAGCGATTGGGCGTATACTAGAATCTCCTGACATATTACAAGAGGTGTCGTCCCTTTCTGAGAAGTTACAGCGAACGATACATGAGAAGTTGATGGAACACCAAGGATTGGAGCAAATTATTATTAAGCTGTCCCAGTACGGGATTGGAATGGCCCTGTCGGTGCAAATTTATCAAACGTATCAGGAAATGGCCATGAATGTCCTCGAGGAGAATCCGTACCAACTTATTGAAGATATTGAGGGCATTGGATTTAAGCGTGCTGACGTGATCGGGCAGGCCATGGGAATTGAGCGTGATGCCCCAGAGAGAATTCAGGCCGCATTCTATTATTATCTACGTGAAAAATGTGATCAGAGTGGCCATGTCTTTTATCCATACGAGCCATTAGTAGATGGTGTATTAAAATGGCTGACTGCTGAAGACACCGAATTACAAGCGAAGCTAAACGTAGACACACTCAAAGAACAAATTGAAGACATGGGTCGGTTGGAAAAAGTGATCATCGAGGAAGACCGCGTGTACTTACCTTCTCTTTTTTTTGCTGAAAGAGCCTTCGCCAAAAAGCTAAAACAACTCCTACAGCGTGATTTTAGCGTCACATTTAATCAGCAGGAATTTTATCAGGCCTTAGGTGAACTTGAAGAGCGTCTGGGTATTGAGTATGCCCCGACGCAACGTGAAGCGATTGAGCGTGCGCTACACTCACAGGTGATGATTTTGACTGGTGGACCTGGTACCGGGAAAACCACGGTCATCAAGGGTGTATGTGAGCTCTTCGCAGAGTTGCATGGGTTCTCCCTGGACCCTAAGGACTACGTGAATAAAGATGAACCTTTTCCTGTCATATTAGTGGCACCTACGGGCCGTGCTGCTAAGCGCATGTCTGAATCAACTGGTGTCCCTGCTGTTACGATTCATCGCCTATTAGGTTGGCGTGGGGGCAAGGATTTCGATAAGAGTGAAGATGAACCTATAGAAGGAAAAGTCATGATCATTGATGAAAGCTCCATGATGGATCAATGGTTAGCCAATCAGCTATTCAGGGCTTTACCTACAAATATTCAGGTTGTTTTTGTGGGTGATCAGGATCAATTACCTTCCGTTGGACCCGGTCAAGTCCTAAAGGACCTCATTTTAAGTGAACGGATACCTAAAGTAGAGTTACAAGATATCTACCGTCAGGCTGAGGGGTCATCCATTATTACGCTCGCGCATCAAATGAAGCGAGGGGAGTTTCCGACAGACTTGAAAGAGGATAAGCCGGACCGCCGTTTCTTTCCATGTGAGACCAAACATTTGGTCGACATGATCCGTCAGATCTGTGGTTCAGCGAAAAGAAAAGGGTATACACCAAAGGATATTCAAGTTTTAGCTCCTATGTATCGTGGGGACGCGGGTATAGATGCACTCAATGTCGCTTTACAAGAAGAGTTTAACCCGGCGAAAAAGGGAAAAAGAGAAATGAAACATGGTGATACCACATTCAGGGTAGGAGACAAGGTATTACAACTAGCCAATAATCCCGAACAGAACGTGTTTAATGGTGACATTGGTGAAGTGAGTGCCATGATATGGGCAAAAGAAACGACAGATAAGGAAGATATGATTGTTGTGACTTTTGATCAGACGGAAGTGGTGTACAAACGACAGGATCTTAATCAGCTCACGCTGGCCTATTGTTGCTCCATTCATAAATCCCAAGGGAGTGAATTCCCCATTGTTGTCGTTCCTCTCGTACGGCAGTACGCTAGAATGTTAAGACGGAATTTAGTGTACACGGCTATTACGAGAGGGAAAGAATATCTCATCTTATGTGGTGAAGAGAGGACATTTCTTAATGCGATTAATGATCAAGAAGAAACGTCTCGATGGACCACTTTGCAGGAAACCCTACAAGCACGGATTCCAGACCCTGGTGTCGAAATGAGAACAGCTGAAGAGGATCAAGCAGAGGATCGTCAGATGGACCAAGGATTGGAAAAAGAGGAGTCCACCTTAGATCGCATGTTAAAAGATAACTGA
- a CDS encoding tetratricopeptide repeat protein, which translates to MNEQKAETLNAQGIEELNEGNVEKAIEYFLEAIKQDEKNPYPYCHIGNILSASQQAEESIRWFDKAVELDQDMATAYYGKGSALYNLEKWDEAIEMYQHAENKGLEDADLYYMLGMANKNKGEGHESVSLAYFQRAVDLNPEDVEAIFERGLCSAYIGHLEHAKKDFEYVVAHQEEHADAYYNLGVVYMHEENREKALAQFQKAIDIQPNHVLALHAKKLIEGE; encoded by the coding sequence ATGAACGAACAAAAAGCGGAAACACTGAATGCACAAGGGATTGAAGAATTAAATGAAGGCAATGTTGAAAAAGCGATCGAATATTTTCTAGAAGCGATAAAACAGGATGAAAAAAATCCTTATCCATACTGTCATATCGGGAATATATTATCAGCGTCTCAGCAGGCCGAGGAATCAATACGTTGGTTCGATAAAGCCGTGGAGTTGGACCAGGATATGGCCACGGCCTACTACGGTAAGGGATCGGCACTCTACAACCTAGAGAAGTGGGACGAAGCGATTGAAATGTACCAACATGCGGAAAACAAAGGGTTAGAGGATGCAGATCTATACTATATGTTAGGGATGGCCAACAAGAATAAAGGTGAAGGTCATGAATCAGTGTCACTCGCATATTTTCAACGTGCGGTGGATTTAAATCCAGAGGATGTGGAAGCGATCTTTGAACGAGGTCTCTGTTCCGCTTATATCGGGCACCTTGAACACGCCAAGAAGGATTTTGAATACGTGGTAGCCCACCAGGAAGAACACGCGGATGCTTATTATAACCTCGGCGTGGTCTATATGCATGAGGAGAACAGGGAAAAAGCGTTAGCCCAATTCCAGAAGGCGATCGACATACAACCAAACCACGTTCTGGCGTTACATGCAAAAAAGCTAATTGAAGGGGAGTAA
- the mnmA gene encoding tRNA 2-thiouridine(34) synthase MnmA, with translation MSFHRGNKAPADTRVIVGMSGGVDSSVAAYLLKKEGYDVIGIFMKNWDDTDDTGFCTATEDYNDVVAVCNQLDIPYYSVNFEKEYWDKVFTYFLEEYQAGRTPNPDVMCNKEIKFKAFLDHALSLGADYLATGHYAQVREKDGQSLLIRGVDTNKDQTYFLNQLSQEQMSKVMFPIGHLEKKEVRALAAEAELITAKKKDSTGICFIGERDFKEFLQNYLPAKPGVMETPEGEEKGKHDGLMYYTLGQRQGLGIGGSGEPWFVVDKDLERNVLIVEQGFENPYLYSDKLYATKVNWIDGQCPSESFTCTAKFRYRQPDQEVTVKLINDQDLEIIFHEQQRAVTPGQSVVFYQGDVCLGGATIDRTVKLSKDTNDAALTT, from the coding sequence ATGAGTTTCCATAGAGGGAACAAAGCGCCCGCCGACACGCGTGTGATTGTCGGTATGTCAGGAGGGGTGGACTCTTCTGTTGCAGCGTACCTGCTCAAAAAAGAAGGCTACGATGTGATCGGGATTTTTATGAAGAACTGGGACGACACTGATGATACAGGTTTTTGTACGGCCACAGAAGATTACAACGACGTGGTGGCCGTCTGTAATCAATTAGATATTCCGTATTACTCTGTGAACTTTGAAAAAGAGTATTGGGATAAAGTGTTCACTTACTTCCTAGAGGAATACCAAGCGGGTCGTACTCCCAATCCAGACGTGATGTGTAATAAGGAAATTAAGTTCAAGGCTTTCCTTGACCATGCCCTTTCATTAGGCGCTGATTATTTAGCCACAGGACACTACGCCCAAGTAAGGGAAAAAGACGGGCAATCCCTTCTTATTAGAGGGGTGGACACGAACAAAGATCAAACGTACTTCTTAAACCAATTGAGTCAAGAACAAATGTCCAAAGTGATGTTTCCTATCGGTCACCTAGAAAAGAAAGAAGTGCGTGCACTGGCCGCTGAAGCTGAGCTTATCACGGCTAAGAAAAAAGACAGCACAGGCATTTGCTTTATCGGTGAACGTGACTTCAAAGAATTCCTTCAGAACTATTTACCTGCTAAACCGGGTGTAATGGAAACTCCAGAAGGAGAAGAAAAAGGAAAGCATGACGGATTGATGTACTACACGCTTGGACAAAGACAAGGGCTTGGCATTGGTGGATCAGGTGAGCCATGGTTTGTTGTGGACAAAGATTTAGAGCGTAACGTGTTGATTGTTGAACAAGGATTTGAGAATCCGTACCTTTACTCCGACAAACTGTACGCCACCAAGGTGAACTGGATAGACGGTCAGTGCCCTAGCGAGTCATTTACCTGCACAGCCAAGTTCCGCTATAGACAACCTGACCAAGAAGTCACGGTGAAACTGATAAATGATCAAGATTTAGAAATCATTTTTCATGAACAACAACGGGCCGTTACGCCCGGACAATCAGTTGTGTTTTACCAAGGTGATGTATGTCTAGGTGGTGCGACGATTGACCGTACTGTCAAACTGTCTAAAGATACAAACGATGCTGCCCTAACAACGTGA
- a CDS encoding cysteine desulfurase family protein — MTRIYVDHAATTPMHDDVLDAMLPYLKNDFGNPSSIHQFGRETRAALDEARRSLANHLGAKPSELVFTSGGTEADNMALFGIANAHKSKGRHVITTQVEHHAVLYACEQLEEMGFEVTYLPVNHEGRVTRDILEKHLRDDTILVSMMYGNNEVGTLQPLAEIGDMLQERDIVFHTDAVQAFGIEEVNVKTLGVDLLSISGHKINGPKGIGCLYVKANTKLQPIFYGGSQERNRRAGTENIAAIVGLAKAAEVSYEALAEKRKHLFQLRERLIQGLQEADVSFIVNGDSEHTLPHILNVSFIGVKADAMLMNLDIAGIAASSGSACSAGSLRPSHVLEAMNVGESRVESAIRFSFGFNNTEADVDEIVKQVQAIYQRLLHTNSDNGGDQG; from the coding sequence ATGACACGTATATATGTTGATCATGCGGCAACAACACCTATGCATGACGATGTTTTAGACGCAATGCTGCCCTATCTTAAAAACGATTTTGGTAACCCATCAAGTATCCACCAGTTTGGTCGGGAAACACGAGCCGCATTGGATGAAGCAAGAAGGTCACTCGCGAATCATCTTGGCGCGAAACCAAGTGAGCTCGTCTTTACAAGTGGTGGAACGGAAGCAGATAACATGGCGTTGTTTGGCATTGCCAATGCTCACAAATCAAAAGGACGTCACGTGATCACAACGCAGGTGGAACATCATGCCGTGCTATACGCTTGTGAACAGCTTGAAGAGATGGGCTTTGAGGTCACCTACCTTCCCGTTAACCATGAGGGGCGTGTCACTAGAGACATCCTTGAGAAACACCTTAGAGACGACACCATCTTAGTCTCTATGATGTATGGCAACAATGAAGTGGGGACCTTACAACCGTTAGCTGAAATCGGCGACATGCTCCAGGAACGGGATATTGTTTTTCACACGGATGCGGTGCAAGCGTTCGGGATTGAGGAAGTCAACGTTAAGACCCTTGGCGTTGACCTGTTATCCATTTCTGGACACAAAATTAATGGGCCCAAGGGCATCGGTTGTTTATATGTCAAGGCTAATACAAAATTACAACCTATATTCTACGGTGGATCTCAGGAAAGAAATCGCCGTGCCGGAACAGAAAATATCGCAGCCATCGTCGGTCTAGCAAAGGCAGCAGAGGTTTCATATGAAGCCCTTGCTGAGAAGAGAAAGCATCTGTTTCAACTACGGGAACGTCTTATTCAGGGATTGCAGGAAGCGGATGTGAGCTTTATCGTGAACGGTGATTCAGAACACACCCTTCCTCATATCTTGAACGTGAGTTTCATCGGGGTCAAAGCAGACGCTATGCTAATGAATCTTGATATCGCTGGCATTGCCGCCTCGAGTGGGTCAGCTTGCTCAGCCGGTTCATTACGACCCTCGCATGTCTTAGAAGCGATGAATGTGGGAGAATCCAGAGTCGAATCAGCCATTCGCTTTAGTTTTGGCTTTAATAATACAGAAGCAGACGTGGACGAGATCGTCAAACAAGTCCAAGCGATCTACCAACGTTTACTACACACCAATTCAGATAATGGAGGTGACCAAGGATGA
- a CDS encoding AAA family ATPase translates to MDLFSYTQDNQPTQGPLAYRMRPQTLDEVTGQDHILGPGKLLRRSIEADQLSPMIFYGPPGTGKTTLAKVIANTTESTFEQLNAVTSGVADIRQVIKEAKERQDLYQMKTVLFIDEIHRFNKSQQDALLPYVEDGVIILIGATTESPMFEINSALLSRSRIFKLEPLTNNHIKAILQRALTDETRGLGSMNIHVNDDALAHLIHTADGDARNALNALELAALTTPPDEEGSINITLAVAEESIQQKVLQYDKDGDQHYDVISAFIKSIRGSDPDAALYWLARMIYAGEDPRFIARRLYVHAAEDIGMADPRALQMAYAAAYAVDFVGMPEARIPLAQATVYLATAPKSNAVIKGIDDALRSVEKEQSGQVPKHLRDAHYKGAKDLGHGVGYLYPHSFEGHYVDQQYLPDHLIDKQFYAPSSNGYERTIAERLKYWKHDGQRS, encoded by the coding sequence ATGGACTTGTTTAGCTATACACAAGACAATCAACCGACCCAAGGACCACTCGCTTACCGAATGCGACCGCAGACTCTAGACGAAGTGACGGGTCAGGACCACATTCTAGGGCCAGGTAAACTGCTGAGGCGTTCGATTGAAGCAGACCAGCTGTCACCGATGATCTTTTATGGTCCACCAGGTACAGGTAAAACCACTCTAGCCAAGGTCATTGCCAACACGACAGAGTCAACCTTTGAGCAATTAAATGCTGTCACCTCTGGTGTGGCCGACATTCGGCAGGTCATTAAGGAAGCTAAAGAACGCCAAGATTTATATCAGATGAAGACGGTCTTATTTATAGATGAGATCCATCGTTTTAATAAATCACAACAGGATGCCCTCCTGCCATATGTAGAAGACGGTGTCATCATTCTCATTGGAGCCACAACGGAGAGCCCTATGTTCGAAATCAATTCTGCCCTTCTATCCCGCTCCCGTATCTTTAAGTTGGAGCCTCTCACAAATAACCATATCAAGGCCATCTTGCAGCGTGCGCTCACGGATGAAACGAGAGGGCTTGGTAGTATGAACATCCACGTGAATGATGACGCACTGGCACACCTCATACACACCGCAGACGGAGATGCCAGAAACGCCCTTAACGCTCTCGAGTTGGCGGCCTTAACAACCCCACCTGATGAGGAGGGTAGCATCAATATTACGTTAGCAGTCGCAGAAGAATCTATCCAACAAAAAGTCTTGCAGTATGATAAAGATGGCGACCAACATTACGACGTCATTTCCGCTTTTATTAAAAGTATCAGAGGGTCAGATCCTGATGCCGCATTATACTGGTTAGCACGGATGATTTATGCGGGTGAAGACCCACGTTTTATTGCCAGACGTCTCTATGTCCATGCTGCAGAAGATATCGGTATGGCAGACCCTAGAGCTTTACAGATGGCCTATGCAGCGGCCTACGCCGTCGATTTCGTGGGGATGCCTGAAGCGCGAATTCCTCTAGCCCAGGCGACCGTCTATCTGGCCACAGCACCAAAAAGCAACGCTGTCATCAAGGGGATCGATGATGCGCTTCGTTCTGTTGAAAAAGAACAATCAGGACAAGTCCCTAAACACCTGAGAGACGCACACTATAAGGGGGCAAAAGATCTTGGTCACGGCGTGGGGTACCTGTATCCTCACTCATTTGAAGGCCACTACGTGGACCAACAGTACCTGCCTGACCATCTCATAGACAAGCAGTTCTATGCGCCTTCCTCAAACGGCTATGAGCGCACGATTGCCGAAAGATTAAAATATTGGAAGCATGATGGACAGCGGTCATGA
- the cymR gene encoding cysteine metabolism transcriptional regulator CymR yields the protein MKISTKGRYGLTIMMELAKNQGGKPISLKSIAKTHRLSEHYLEQLVSPLRNAGLVKSVRGAYGGYMLAKQAKDITAGDIIRILEGPISPVEFDQEEDPAKRDLWFRIRDSITEVLDSTTLENLIHYQDEGSEESYMFYI from the coding sequence ATGAAGATTTCAACGAAAGGTCGTTACGGCTTAACGATTATGATGGAATTAGCAAAAAACCAAGGGGGAAAACCGATCTCACTTAAGAGTATCGCTAAGACACATCGCTTGTCAGAGCATTATCTCGAGCAATTGGTATCTCCACTAAGGAACGCGGGTCTCGTTAAGAGTGTGAGAGGTGCTTATGGCGGATACATGCTAGCTAAACAGGCGAAAGATATCACCGCTGGGGACATTATCCGTATCTTAGAGGGTCCGATTAGCCCTGTTGAATTCGATCAGGAAGAGGATCCTGCTAAGCGAGATCTTTGGTTTCGTATTCGAGACAGTATTACAGAGGTGCTTGATTCAACAACGTTAGAGAACCTTATACATTATCAAGATGAAGGTTCAGAGGAATCATATATGTTTTATATCTAA